One window of Elaeis guineensis isolate ETL-2024a chromosome 11, EG11, whole genome shotgun sequence genomic DNA carries:
- the LOC140852382 gene encoding uncharacterized protein, which yields MATILSLRSLLDNDKLMGPNFDSWYRKLKIILEHEQILYVVTDPALEEPVVNARGTVRDTYQKWLNDHTNVWCIMLAAMNDEFSHRFENAQPQEMLQILNDSFGMPDDVERHKTHCAIFNARMRDGALVTDHVLYMIEMIECLSKLGFPLHEQLDKDAILNSLPKSYLPFLTHFRMTKPAVNYHGLLGLLQNFEKDHQLHKESVNIVGGSSSGRRPFKKGKKNKKKKNKVQLHAGMSAQGQTKKHKPDQSQAKCFFCKKQGTGRGTVLYTLPHWTRSGQRRSKGLQVNRRFDEGERFLNVGDESKVPVLALEIMNLVINSRNIILSECHYCPSILLNIISVSRWM from the exons atggccactatcctgtcgctccggtcattattagataatgacaagctcatgggacctaattttgatagctggtatcgaaaattaaaaatcatccttgagcatgagcagatcctttatgtagtaacagatccggcacttgaggagccagtcgtgaacgctagagggacggtccgagacacttaccagaagtggctcaatgaccacaccaacgtctggtgcataatgctggcggcaatgaatgatgagttcagtcacaggtttgagaacgcccagccacaggagatgcttcaaatattgaacgactcttttggcatgcctgacgacgttgaaaggcacaaaactcattgtgccattttcaatgctcggatgagggatggagccttagtcactgatcatgtactgtacatgatcgaaatgattgagtgcctaagtaaactgggctttcccttgcacgagcagctcgataaggatgcgatccttaattctctgcccaagtcctaccttcccttccttactcattttcgaatgacaaagcctgcagtgaactaccatggcttgttggggttgctgcagaactttgagaaggatcaccagctccataaggagtcagtgaatattgtgggagggtcttcttctggtcgtcgaccctttaagaaagggaagaagaacaagaagaagaagaataaggtgcagctacatgctgggatgtctgcacaaggtcagaccaagaagcacaagcccgaccagagccaggcgaagtgcttcttttgcaagaagcagggcactggaagaggaactgtcctctatacattgcctcactggacccgatcaggccaaagaagaagcaag ggtctgcaggtcaataggagatttgatgaaggcgagaggttcttgaacgttggagatgaaagcaaagttccagttctagcactagaaatcatgaaccttgtaatcaattctcgaaatataattctgagtgaatgtcactattgtccaagcattttattaaatattatttct